The Pandoraea vervacti DNA window ATCACGCGTCCCGTAAGGGTTTGCCGACAGGGTTTGCAGACGCCGCAGTTCCAGCGTCCCGCCGCCCTTCGGCGATTCCTCCCGGGAAGGCGATCGCCAGTCATTTTTGCCCCTTGACGCCGTAGAGGCGGCGGGATTGAATCGCCGTTAGCGCCAGATGTCAGCGATGCAATGTCGCTGTAGCGGGGGCGCTGCCGTCCCGTTGTCGGTGTCTCGCAGGCTAGAAAAAGAAAACACTCGCGTCCCCTCGCTCATCGGCATTCAGGGGGCAGCGAAATCACAGGATAAGCCCATGCAGCCAGGTAGCGTCGTTCCTCTTTCTTACAGCGAGTTCCTTGTCCTGCTGTCTTTCGTGATATCGGCGTTGGGGGCCTATGTCGCGTTGGTGGCCGCGTCGCGTATTCGCGACGAAGACGGACGCATCAGTCCCGGCTATGTCGTGGTGTCCGCGCTGGCACTCGGTGGCATCGGCATCTGGGGCATGCACTTCATCGGGATGGCTGCGCAGCGCATGCCGTTCCCCGTTTCCTATTCGCTCTGGCCGACGCTCGGGAGTCTGGCGCTCGCCGTGATCGTGTCGGGCATTGCGTTGTGGTTCGTCGCGCGCGCTCCGTACCGCAGTGCATTGCAGTGCTCGATTGCAGGCGTTGGCGCCGGTCTGGGCGTGGCGGGCATGCATTATCTCGGCATGAGCGCGATGCGCACGCGGGCGTATTTCGAGTGGGACACGACCATCATCGCCCTGTCGGTACTGATCGCCATTGTGGCGGCCAGTGTGGCGCTGTGGCTGGCGTTCCATCTGGAGACGAGTCTGCAGCGGGCGCTGGCGGCGCTGGTGATGGCTGTTGCCGTCTGCGGCATGCACTACACCGGTATGCGCGCCGGCACGATCATTTGCACCGCCGAGACGCGTGCGCAGGCCAGTCTGCGTTTGCAGGGCGATACGCTGCCCTATGGCGTGTTCTTCATCGCGTGTGTCGTGCTGCTCGCCATGGCGGTGCTGCTGCATCGCACGTCGCGCAGACGTCGCGAACGCATGGCCGCGCGGCTCGAAGCGCTGATGCGTCAGCGGGCGGGGCACATCTGACGTATTGGTCATAGCGCTCGCAACGCGCGTAATGTGCGTAACGCAAAACGCCGGCCCATCGAAAGACGGGCCGGCGTTTTGTTTGTCTTGCTAGTCTTGCCAGGCTTTCATGGCGCCTTGCGAGGCCGCACGATATTCAGTGCAGGATGGGGCTGCCCCCGACGGGCATGACGTCGCCTGTTTCGATCAGGTCGACGATATCGAACGGTTCAGTGTTGAGTTCGCGCGACGCGCCGGGTTGTCCGGCATACCACTTAACCATCGCCATGTGACCCAGCACACGGATCACGATGCCAACGGCACCACGCGGCACTGCGATGTGATTGGATTTGACGATCGATCCGACTTGCACTTGAGCCTCCTGCGAATGACGAGAAACCGACGTGCCGACCGGACGGCCGGCATATCGTCATCCGACTATACCGTATTGCGTTGCGGGCATCGGCGATTTCTCGGACGACGTTTCAAAAAAGCCCTCGGCCCCATCGGGGCGTGCGCTGTGATGTTCGGCGAGCAGGCGATAGTGCGGCCCGCGCGGCGTGCGCACCGAGTGCACGAGCACGTAGCCGTCGCAGTGCCAGACCAGCGGATGCGGATACGGGTCCGTCGGCGCCCGGCGCGCGTGACGCAGAAGCGAGACGTGGGGACGGAACGATTGCGTCACCACCCGTGCGCCGGTTGCACGCCATTGCGAGAGCAGGGTATTGCGCGTAGCGATGAGGTTATCGGGTACGCCCTGCGCACCGGCCCAGACGATTTTGCGATCGGACCAGTAGCCGAGATGATCGAAAGTCAGGGTGAAGGGCTCGAGCGGCGTGCGTTGCATGAGCGCAAGCAACACGGGCAGTCGCGCAGGATCGACTTCGTCGAGAAATGCGAGCGTCAGATGCAAGGTCTGGGCGCGAAGCACGCGTCCGCCGCATTCTTCGTGAGCCGATCGGGCCCAGTCGTGAAGTTGCGCGCGCACGCCCGGCCCGGGCCACAGAGCAAGGAAGAGTCGCATGAGAACACCAGAGGGAGTGGATCCTGCTGATGGTTCTCATAGTAGACGGGGGATCCGGCGAATGCCAGCCGGACAACCCTGAGTCGATCCGCCGTGCAAGCCGGCCCGTCAGGCAGGTCAGGTCAGTTCGTCGAAATGCCCGGTGTGATACCGCGACGATTGCGGCGCGGCGTATCGGCGGGCTTGTCTTCCGGCTTGGCTTGTACGGGCGGACGCGTGATGGTGTTCCAGTTGTTCTGGATCGCGGCGTCGGTCGTGTCGCGGGACACGGCGCGCGAGATGTCCGCCGACGGGTTGAACGTCGACCCATTGCCCGGCGTTGCGGCACTGTTCGCGCCGCTCACGGGGGCCGACGTGTTCTGCGCGCGCGCATGGGGCGCGACGACGAGCGCCGCGATGGCAACGACAGCCGCAGCAGCAACGACGGAAGCGGGACGCAACATCCCCGGCGCTTTACGCAGTACGGAGGTATTACGGATGTGGGAGGTCTGGCGGACAGTCGAATCGAGGGTCATCGAAATGCTCGTGCGGGCAGACACGACAGTGACGCTGTGCCGCGTCTGCCGTATCGCGAATGTTGTCATGGGATCAGTAGCTGCCGGGCGGCGGCCTCCAGCCCGGGGGCGGAGGCGGCGGCGGTGCATAGCGCTGCACCGGCTGCGACGAAACCATATCGCCACGCACGGGAACGCGATGACCGGCGGCATACATGCACTGAATGTAGGCCTGATCATAACGGCTTTGCGTCAGGTATGCAGATGTCTGGGCGTTGCCTGCACCCACTGCGCCTCCTGCGAGCAGCCCCGCCCCGGCGCCGATTGCCGCGCCCGACCCGCCGCCGATCGCCGCACCGGCGGCAGCGCCGAGCGCGGTACCGAGCACGGCGCTGCCAATGGCGCTGTTGTTGGCCGCGGCGGTGGCGTCGACGCCGGCGTTTTGTCCCGACGCGTATTGACGGCAGTTGAAATCGTCCTGACGGAACTGGTCGAACGATTTGCCGGTGCCGGGCAGCGCCATGAGACTCGGGCCCGTGGGCACCACCACGCAACCCGTGAGCGCGGCGGTCGCGCCGATGATGATGAGCGGGGCCAGAAGGCGTTGCATGCGGCGCGAGCGTCCCGCTGTGCCGGTCCGGGAAAGGGTGCGTACGCGCACGATAGACGTTTCGAATGACATGACGTGTCTCCGATCAGTTCGACACCGGTTGGGCGGGGACTTCGCGCCATCCGGAAGGACACGTTTTCACGTAAGGATAGTACGCGCCGGCTTTGTCGCAGTAGTACCAGGTGTCGCTGTTTGCGCCCGGGCCATTGTTTTGTGCACCGGGTTGCGGTTGCTCGACGTACTGCTGCGGCTGGCTGGGAACAACGACGAGCGGCGGCGCGTAGTACGGCGCGGGCACCGCATAAGGGTAGGCGTAGGGATACGGGTAATAGCCGGGGCCGACCCAGACGCGCACACCGCCATGCCAGGCGAAGGCGCTGCTGCTGGCCATCGCAGCGGCCACGGCGACGAAGCCGAGGACAACAGGAAGACGTTTCACGACACAGACCTCGAAGAACGCACGCCGGGCGCGGTGAATTCCGCCTCGCGTGCGTTGCAAAGGAGGGGAATGCAACCCGATTCGATTTGCGTCCCGCCCTGCTTCCGACGCCACGCCGCCCTGGCGTTGACGCATCAGAGTCTAGGCCCCGCGCCGCTGTCGGGCAATGACGATCCCTGTTAGAAGTGTTTCAAAGCATTACCTTCGTATCGGGCCTTCCCGTTGCACTTCGCGTGCACTTTCTCTCTCTCGATGGCACGCGTGTCGTTTGCGCCTCGCAAGCCCATCGCGACAAGGGGTTACCTATGGCGTCGGCGTCTTAAGATCCGCTTAAGGTTCGGTTCGCATACTGGGTTCGTCATCCGCAGCAGCGGCGCCGCCAGGATAAAACATCAGACACGGCATCAGACACGGCATCAGGCAAGGCATCACATTCGCACCACACTCGTGTCGCTCACAGAGGCAAATCATGAACCAGCAGGAATGGCAGACACTTCAGAGCTTTCTGACGCAACTCACGCAAGCGCAGGCAGGCGTCAAGGACGAACAGGCCGAAGCATTGATCGCCGACGCGGTTCGTCGCCAGCCGGACGCCGCGTATCTGCTCGTGCAGCGCGCGTTGCTGCTCGATCAGGCGCTGGTGTCGGCGCGTGCGCAGATCGCGACGCTGCAAGCACAGTTGCAGGCGACTCAGGGTGGCGCTCGCGACGGCCGCGAAGGATTTCTCGGCGGCGGCAATACGTGGGGGAATGCAGGTAACGCAGGCAGCACAGCCGGCGCGAGCACTGGCGTGGGGTGTGGGCCCGGCGGTGCTGGCAATGCAGGCGCTGCGGTTGCCCAGGCGTCTTACCCGACGCCAACGCCAACGCCAGCGCCTGCGCCGGCACAGCCGCCCGCACCGCCCACGGCCCCCGCGCAACGCTCAGGATGGCTTGGCGACGGTGCGCGCAGCACACTCGGCAGCATCGCCACGACGGCGGCGGGCGTGGCCGGTGGCGCGTTCCTGTTCCAGGGCATCGAGAGCCTGTTTCACCGCAACGGCGGGGGCGGCTTCTTCGGTCAGCCAGCGATGGGCGGAATCGGTGGCGTCGGTGGCATCGGTGGAATGAGTGGCCTGGGCAGCGGCATGATGCCGTCCGAGACCATCATCAACAACACGATCTACGAAGACGGGAATCGCCGGGAGGATGGCAATGGCAACGGAAACCATCAGCTCGATGCATCGGACTCGGACATATCGAATATCGACGATGGTCCGATGGACACTGACGCCAGCGACTTCAGCAACGACGATTCGAACTATCTGTAACGCCGACGGGTGCACGAAGCCACGAGCACGACCGGCGTGCTCGCGGCTTCG harbors:
- the thpR gene encoding RNA 2',3'-cyclic phosphodiesterase, producing the protein MRLFLALWPGPGVRAQLHDWARSAHEECGGRVLRAQTLHLTLAFLDEVDPARLPVLLALMQRTPLEPFTLTFDHLGYWSDRKIVWAGAQGVPDNLIATRNTLLSQWRATGARVVTQSFRPHVSLLRHARRAPTDPYPHPLVWHCDGYVLVHSVRTPRGPHYRLLAEHHSARPDGAEGFFETSSEKSPMPATQYGIVG
- a CDS encoding MHYT domain-containing protein; translation: MQPGSVVPLSYSEFLVLLSFVISALGAYVALVAASRIRDEDGRISPGYVVVSALALGGIGIWGMHFIGMAAQRMPFPVSYSLWPTLGSLALAVIVSGIALWFVARAPYRSALQCSIAGVGAGLGVAGMHYLGMSAMRTRAYFEWDTTIIALSVLIAIVAASVALWLAFHLETSLQRALAALVMAVAVCGMHYTGMRAGTIICTAETRAQASLRLQGDTLPYGVFFIACVVLLAMAVLLHRTSRRRRERMAARLEALMRQRAGHI
- a CDS encoding DUF2076 domain-containing protein yields the protein MNQQEWQTLQSFLTQLTQAQAGVKDEQAEALIADAVRRQPDAAYLLVQRALLLDQALVSARAQIATLQAQLQATQGGARDGREGFLGGGNTWGNAGNAGSTAGASTGVGCGPGGAGNAGAAVAQASYPTPTPTPAPAPAQPPAPPTAPAQRSGWLGDGARSTLGSIATTAAGVAGGAFLFQGIESLFHRNGGGGFFGQPAMGGIGGVGGIGGMSGLGSGMMPSETIINNTIYEDGNRREDGNGNGNHQLDASDSDISNIDDGPMDTDASDFSNDDSNYL
- a CDS encoding glycine zipper family protein, with amino-acid sequence MQRLLAPLIIIGATAALTGCVVVPTGPSLMALPGTGKSFDQFRQDDFNCRQYASGQNAGVDATAAANNSAIGSAVLGTALGAAAGAAIGGGSGAAIGAGAGLLAGGAVGAGNAQTSAYLTQSRYDQAYIQCMYAAGHRVPVRGDMVSSQPVQRYAPPPPPPPGWRPPPGSY